Genomic window (Candidatus Babeliales bacterium):
GTGTTAACTCAAGTTGCGGGTAAAAAAATTGATCAAGGAATAGATTATGGTATTGATTGGTTTACAGGAGATTTAGAAAAAAGAAAACAACAGGAGCTTGAAATTCAAAATAATCTTAAAATAAAAGAACAAAAAGAATTAAAACTTCTTGACGATCAACATAAAAAATCAACAAAAGAAGAGAAGCTTCTTGATATAAGAGCAGTCAGAGAACAAATAGACTCCTTAATCCTCGGATGTCAAGCATTCGATTCAGATCAAGATAACTGCGAAAAAACCTTTAAAGATCTCTATGCAGAAATAGAAGCTATAAAAAAACGAAAATAAAGTCATTTTTTAAATTATAATTGTTTAGATAGATAAGATAGAGCTTGACGCAATAAAACATCAAACGCTATCTTATCTATTTTTGTACTTTTTCTTAAATAATCCATCGCACGCCCAATTTCCATCCGAGAATAATTTAATGACTGTAAGGCCAATGAAACATCATGAAAATGTGATGCGTCTTGCATTTCATTAACATCCACAGAACCTGATTCTATCAGCGTTGCTACTTTATGTTTTAATTGCACAATAATTTGTTCTGCCTTTTTTTTGCCGATACCATTTACTTTATTCAACATCTGATCATCACCAGTTGAAATAGCATGCAAAAATTTCTGAGCTCCTAAAT
Coding sequences:
- the ruvA gene encoding Holliday junction branch migration protein RuvA encodes the protein MVDYFVGIVNEFQDQEIILELGMMGITLHVATAQSFEKSIPIKVYSYFHWNAENGPTLFGFMLPLERSVFRIIISCSGIGPKIALAILADLGAQKFLHAISTGDDQMLNKVNGIGKKKAEQIIVQLKHKVATLIESGSVDVNEMQDASHFHDVSLALQSLNYSRMEIGRAMDYLRKSTKIDKIAFDVLLRQALSYLSKQL